Below is a genomic region from Nocardioides panacis.
GGACGGCCACGGCCGGGCGCACCGGCCCGGGCAGCAGCCTGGGCCTCACGCTCGGCGCGGGTGCCCGCGACCTCGCCCTTGTAGATCCAGACCTTCACGCCGATGCGGCCGAAGGTGGTCTTGGCCTCGTAGAACCCGTAGTCGATGTCCGCACGGAGGGTGTGCAGGGGCACGCGGCCCTCGCGGTAGAACTCCGAGCGGGACATCTCGGCGCCGCCGAGACGACCCGAGCACTGGATCCGGATGCCCTTGGCGCCGCTGCGCATGGTGGTCTGCATCGCCTTGCGCATCGCGCGGCGGAACGCCACCCGACCCGCGAGCTGCTCGGCCACGCCCTGCGCGACCAGCTGAGCGTCGATCTCGGGGTTCTTGACCTCGAGGATGTTCAGCTGGACCTGCTTGCCGGTGAGCTTCTCAAGCTCGCCACGGATGCGGTCGGCCTCGGCGCCACGGCGACCGATCACGATGCCCGGACGAGCCGTGTGGATGTCCACACGGACCCGGTCCCGGGTGCGCTCGATCTCGACCTTGGAGATGCCGGCCCGCTCCATGCCCTTGGACAGGAGGCGACGGATCGCGACGTCCTCACCGACGTAGGCCTTGTACAGCTTGTCGGCGTACCAGCGGCTCTTGTGGTCGGTGGAGATGCCGAGGCGGAAACCGTTCGGGTTGATCTTCTGACCCATCAGGCGTTCCGTCCCTTCTTGTTCGACGTGGTGGACCCGGAACCCTTGGGGGTGCCGTGGTCCTCGATGCGGGGCTGCACCACGAGGGTGATGTGGCTGGTCCGCTTGTTGATCCGCGACGCCCGGCCCTGGGCCCGGGGGCGCCAGCGCTTCATCGTCGGGCCCTCGTCGACCATCGCCTTGCTGACGACCAGGGTGTCCCGGTCGAGGCTCTCGGTGCCGGCTGCGTTCGCAACGGCGCTCTCGAGGACCTTGTAGACGGTCTCGCTCGCGGCCTGCGGGGCGAACTGCAGCAGCGCCAGGGCCTCGTCGACGCCCATGCCGCGGACCATGTCCACGACGCGGCGCGCCTTCATCGGGGTGATCCGGACGAAGCGTGCGCTGGCGAAAGCGCCAGGCTCGTCGCCCAGCAGGCTCTCGCGGCGGGCGCTTACGCGCCTGCGCTCCATAGTGCTCATCTCTTCGACTCTCTCGACTCGGTCGTCAGTCTCTTGGTGGTCGGCTGCCTCCGCATCAGCGGCGGCGGGCCTTCCGGTCGTCCTTGACGTGCCCGCGGTAGGTGCGGGTCGGTGCGAACTCGCCCAGCTTGTGCCCGACCATCGAGTCGGTCACGAACACCGGGACGTGCTTGCGGCCGTCGTGCACGGCGATCGTGTGGCCGATCATGGCCGGCACGATCATCGAGCGACGTGACCACGTCTTGATGACGTTGTGGGTGCCCTTGTCGTTCTGTCCGTCCACCTTCTTGATCAGGTGGCCGTCGACGAAGGGACCCTTCTTCAGGCTGCGAGGCATGTCTTCCTATCCCTTCTAGCGACGCTTGCCGGACTTGCGGCGACGGACGATGAGCGCGTCGGAGGCCTTGCGCTTGCGCGTGCGGCCCTCCTTCTTGCCCCAGGGCGAGACCGGGTGGCGACCACCGGAGGTCTTGCCCTCACCACCGCCGTGCGGGTGGTCGACCGGGTTCATGACGACACCACGGACGGTCGGGCGGATGCCCTTCCAGCGCATGCGGCCGGCCTTGCCCCAGTTGATGTTCGACTGCTCGGCGTTGCCGACGCCGCCGATGGTGGCGCGGCAGCGGACGTCGACGTAGCGCATCTCACCGGAGGGCAGGCGCAGCTGCGCGCGGCTGCCTTCCTTGGCGACCAGCTGCGCCGAGTTGCCGGCCGAGCGGGCCATCTTGGCGCCACCGCCCGGACGAAGCTCGATGCAGTGGATCGTCGTACCCACCGGGATGTTGCGCAGCGGCAGGTTGTTGCCCGGCTTGATGTCGGCCTTGGGGCCGGCCTCGACGGTGCCACCCTGACGCAGGTTCTGCGGAGCGATGATGTACCGCTTCTCGCCGTCCGCGTAGTGCAGCAGCGCGATGCGCGCCGTGCGGTTCGGGTCGTACTCGATGTGCGCGACCTTGGCCGGCACGCCGTCCTTGTCGTAGCGACGGAAGTCGATGATCCGGTAGGCGCGCTTGTGACCGCCACCCTGGTGACGGGTGGTGATCCGGCCCTGGTTGTTGCGGCCGCCCTTCTTCGGGAGCGGGCGCACCAGCGACTTCTCCGGCGTCGACCGCGTCACCTCGACGAAGTCGGCGACCGACGAGCCACGACGGCCCGGGGTGGTCGGCTTGTACTTACGGATGCCCATGAGTTCTCAGTCCTCGATCTGTATTCGGCTGCCCGGTCAGGAGACCGGACCCCCGAAGATGTCGATGCGCTGGCCCGCGGCAAGGCTGACGATCGCGCGCTTGGTGTTCGCGCGCTTGCCCATCCCGAAGCGGGTGCGACGGGTCTTGCCCTGGCGGTTGATCGTGTTGACGCTGGTCACCTTGACGTCGAAGACCTTCTCGACCGCGATCTTGATCTCGGTCTTGTTGGCGTCCGTGCGCACCAGGAAGGTGTACTTGTTGGCGTCCAGCAGGCCGTAGCTCTTCTCGCTCACCACGGGGGGCGATGAGAACGTCGCGGTGGTCCTTGTGGAAGTTGCTCACTTGGACTCCTCCTCGGCGGCAGTGTCGGACTCTGCCTCGGTCGACGTGGCGACGGCCTTGACCGACTTGCCGGTGGCCGGACCGGCCACGAACGCGTCG
It encodes:
- the rplB gene encoding 50S ribosomal protein L2 translates to MGIRKYKPTTPGRRGSSVADFVEVTRSTPEKSLVRPLPKKGGRNNQGRITTRHQGGGHKRAYRIIDFRRYDKDGVPAKVAHIEYDPNRTARIALLHYADGEKRYIIAPQNLRQGGTVEAGPKADIKPGNNLPLRNIPVGTTIHCIELRPGGGAKMARSAGNSAQLVAKEGSRAQLRLPSGEMRYVDVRCRATIGGVGNAEQSNINWGKAGRMRWKGIRPTVRGVVMNPVDHPHGGGEGKTSGGRHPVSPWGKKEGRTRKRKASDALIVRRRKSGKRR
- the rpsS gene encoding 30S ribosomal protein S19, which encodes MPRSLKKGPFVDGHLIKKVDGQNDKGTHNVIKTWSRRSMIVPAMIGHTIAVHDGRKHVPVFVTDSMVGHKLGEFAPTRTYRGHVKDDRKARRR
- the rpsC gene encoding 30S ribosomal protein S3, which produces MGQKINPNGFRLGISTDHKSRWYADKLYKAYVGEDVAIRRLLSKGMERAGISKVEIERTRDRVRVDIHTARPGIVIGRRGAEADRIRGELEKLTGKQVQLNILEVKNPEIDAQLVAQGVAEQLAGRVAFRRAMRKAMQTTMRSGAKGIRIQCSGRLGGAEMSRSEFYREGRVPLHTLRADIDYGFYEAKTTFGRIGVKVWIYKGEVAGTRAEREAQAAARAGAPGRGRPARGGERPTRGTRADRPTRSARTDAPAESAAPATEAPAADATAAATTTPSGEA
- the rplV gene encoding 50S ribosomal protein L22, encoding MSTMERRRVSARRESLLGDEPGAFASARFVRITPMKARRVVDMVRGMGVDEALALLQFAPQAASETVYKVLESAVANAAGTESLDRDTLVVSKAMVDEGPTMKRWRPRAQGRASRINKRTSHITLVVQPRIEDHGTPKGSGSTTSNKKGRNA